The following nucleotide sequence is from Mangifera indica cultivar Alphonso chromosome 1, CATAS_Mindica_2.1, whole genome shotgun sequence.
tccttcgaatctattttttaaaatatcataaaaatttggAGTCTCTTTATTATTTAggcaatattaatttttaagtatggTATAGATTAGACCCAATTTTGtgagacaaaataaaaatttgattcacttaatatgaaaatttgagtcaatattaaaaaaaaaattagtcttttttaattaattaaaaaaaaagcctaATTTGATAACGAGAAATGATGTAATCTCCTCTAAAATGGTCGTGGGAGGAGTTTTTAGTAAGTTACTTCAAAGATTAGCTTagcaaataaaacaaatttaaatggataataaaaatgaagaaaaacaagaaacgaCGTcgttcataattaaaaaaaattctctaaaaGCCAGCGAGCTCAACAACACTTTATTTtgacagttaaaaaaaaaaatggcggTCGTTATGTCTCTCAACGTCCATAAGCCCTTCTCTACTACCGAGCTTCAGTTCCAAAACCCTAGTTTCAATTCCATCAAATACCAGCGTAAAAACCAAAATCTTCATTGCAGATTTTTCATCCCCCCGAAAAGTAAGAGCTATCGTAGCCTAATCGTCAATGGATTAAGCTCAGACTCGGACCAAAACACTCCACGAGGTCTCTTTCACTCTTATCCctgaaaatgtttattttaattacttgaCTAAAATTTTTGATGGATTATGAATTTTCAATCAGATAACGAAGTTGATAATGTAGGCGTTAAAGCTGCACTATCTATGCTTAGATTTTACAAAAGTAAGTCTGTTCTTAACTCATTATTTTTGAATCTCGAttgtaatttttgttctttgataCACTGAAAATGAAAACGAGACATTGCCAAATAAATTGGGGTCTGTTTATAATAGGAGAAATCTCGCCAATTTTGCCTAAGAGTTGTAGATATGTTCCAACGTGTAGTGAGTATTCAATGCAAGCTTATAAGAAATATGGAGTTGTCAAGGGAAGCATCTTGACTGCGTGGCGTCTCTGTCGTTGCAATCCTCTTGGTATACACATGTACTTTTAGCCTTGTTTGTTTTGTCAAGTTTAGCATGCtttcaatatcttataatataagcTGTTTTAATTGCATACAAAATGTTTCATCTTTAGGTGGGTCTGGATTTGATCCTCCACGGTGGTTTGATGAGGAACATCCACCTGAACAATGAGACAATATGATCCTAATGCTTCCAATTTAAAGGTACTTCACATTGTCATTTAGATGACAAATACATATAACAGTTGTTTTATTAGATGAATTATTGGCTTAAACTTCTTATATGTTGATGAAATAGTAGAATAGATTTAATCTTAATGTTCTATGATTTTTTCATATGGaagttttgttttattcaaGGTAAAGCTGCAGTTGTCTCTTGCCTTAACAACTTACGTCCTGGATAGTTACTATTTTTTTGTAACTGATATTTATCTGCACAAATGTGAATTCCaattaatgatattttctaaTCTGCAAACAGGAAGAAACTAAAAACTCAGTCATTTAAGTGTagcttaattttgatattattctcTATAGTTAAAGCACAAAACAGTTGTATAAGTATTTGatctattttatgattttcaagTCTTTTGGGTTGTGGAGTAATGGTATATTGGCATTGAAGCTTCTATTTTACAATAGTATTAACATTCCAATCCCAGTTTCTCAACTCGAATGGATGAAAtgatgtaaaaatttaattactttaatatggACATGTTCTTTAGCTGCTGACATCAAGGTTTTGATGTTGAAGAGTAAAAGACATAGTTGTTGAACTATTGgatctattttaataatttttgagGTTTTGAGTAATGGTCTAATGGTCTTGGAAGCTTCTAGTTTGCAGATGTGTTGACTCTGGGATCTCAATATCAACCCTCAAGGGaggaaagaattaaaaatttggtgCTTTGATATGGACCTGAAATTTCCTTCATTTGCTGACATCAATTAGTTTCAGTATTGAAGTGTATAGGATTTGACTATGGATGGCACAACCTGAATGAAGTTTGAGCATGTTGCCAACATCTTGGGTTTATCATCTGTAGTTGAAACTGAAATCACAAAATCCTCTCTGCTTTGGGATACACTCGACTTATAGTCTATATTGTGAGTCTCTTGTCTAGGTGGTTCAATTAGACCAAGTTAGAACATTATTAATCTTCACCTAAAATGACAGTTCAGGTTGAAATTTGACTGGTAAAATTGTGTATGGGAGATTCAAGATGCAGGCACAATAACCCAAACACATAAAGTTTTATCACCAAGATTGTGAAAATAGCTGGAGAAGGCGGCTTTTACAACAAATTGTGCTATTATTGCATGGTATGTTATATGTCAGATGGGGGAGAGGGTGCTTTGCAACTAAGGTTTATTCCCTTAAAGTAAAAAGTTTATATTGTATTCTATTACTGTAGATTTTGTGCAATAAGTAATTCAATCTACAAATTCGCCCACACCTATGATGATCTTTCTTATGGAGACATTCTATGATGAACCTCATTTGGACTTTTGCTAGAGATGGTCAAAATATGTTAGGTAAAATAGTGCCAGAATTCCAATAAAGTTCCTTTGTGAACAGGATTTATTTCATGTGTAAGAATGCTTCTTTGCATTTTACCTTCCTTTACACGTTCGAAAACTATGACCACAGTATTGGTAATCATGAAACATGTGAGATGCAATGAACTaagaagataaattaaaaaagatttgaCCATTTGATCTTATTGTATTTTTCAACCGAATGGGTGAatgtaagaaaatattttgtattgGGAATATGACTGAGGTTTGAGATGGCTTTAAGGTTGGGGTGCCTCTAAGTCATATCATTAGCAATTGCAAACTCATAAGACCTTGAAACTATCCTGACCAATCATCAGATTCTGCCATCTCCAAGTTGATAGAGTTGCTTCtagcttcttcttttttttcttgtattgtCTAACTCTTCTAATTTTTTACAGTATTTGGTGTATCTCgtagtataaaatatttatgcaaATCTCAAGGGAAAGAAACTGAGACACTAAAGAAATTGATCCCGTTACCAGGGGGTAGGGCTGCAAATTTGTTGAACAGCACCGAGCTTGAGTTCAGAATAAACTTGTGGTAcaactaaaatatattattaagaaatttttaatagtttaaaatcaTACACTTACATATTTGAAGTCTTACTctgtaattttaaatataattaaaatcgataaatatataagttattagACTTAATTCTAATTTCTCGGATTGAGTTCAAGTCTTACATTTACTCTTGAGTTCAAGCTAAAATCATCTAAACTTGTTGCGTTTGAGTTCTTACTTAGATCCTATGCTTACTCTATCAAAATGAGCTCGAATCAAATAATATTTGGCTCAACCCATTTGCACCCTATGAAGAGATtctgaaaaatattattcactgtCAATTTGCAAGATTTGTGGCCATTGATTTTCGCTTGAAATTC
It contains:
- the LOC123217910 gene encoding UPF0161 protein At3g09310, with product MAVVMSLNVHKPFSTTELQFQNPSFNSIKYQRKNQNLHCRFFIPPKSKSYRSLIVNGLSSDSDQNTPRDNEVDNVGVKAALSMLRFYKREISPILPKSCRYVPTCSEYSMQAYKKYGVVKGSILTAWRLCRCNPLGGSGFDPPRWFDEEHPPEQ